The DNA region CCGACGCAGCTTGTGCCAGTCAATCCGCCAGCCGAGACGCGGCTCGCGGCCGAGGAAAATGTTTTCCGCCACGCTGAGTTCGTCCACGAGCGCGAATTCCTGCGTGATCACCGCGATGCCCTGCGCCTCGGAATCGCGGATGCTTTTGAACTCCGCGACGCTCCCATCGACCAGCAATTCACCCTCGTAGCTGCCGTGCGGATGGATGCCGGAGAGCAGCTTGATAAGCGTCGATTTGCCCGCGCCGTTTTCTCCGCAGAGCGCGTGGATCTCGCCCGCTTTGAGCCCGAAGCACACATTCTTCAGTGCGACAACACCCGGGAAGCGCTTGGTGAGATTTCGTGTTTCGAGAAGCATCCGGCGTTACTTCAGATTTAAGTGAACCACAGAGACACAGAGGAAAACTTTCCGATCTCTGTGCCCTCTGTGTCTCTGTGGTTCAAAAATTCACTTCAGCGATTCGGCCGAGTGGAAACCATCGGCGACCACCGTCGACTGGAGATTATCCTTATCGACCGAGATGATCTTCTCGAAGATCGACGGCACCTTTACCGCACCGTTATCGAGCTCGGCAGCGGTCTCGATCTTCTCACCCTTCACGACTGCCACGGCCACATCGGCGGCGCGTGTCGCGAGATTCTTGAGCGGCTTGTAAACCGTCATCGCCTGCGTACCGCCCTGGATGCGCTGGCAGGCGGCGAGGTCGGCGTCCTGGCCAGTGACGATGATTTTTCCGGCGAGCCCTTCTTCACGCAGCGCCTGGATCGCGCCACCGGCGGTGCCGTCGTTCGATGCAACAACCGCGTCGATATTCGTGCCTGCCTTGGTGATGGCGGCGTTCATGATTTTCTTCGCGACATCGGGCTTCCAATCGAGCGCCCAGTCTTCGAAGACGACTTCGATTTTACCGGCCTTGATGAGCGGGTTCAGAATGTTGTCCTGCCCTTCCTTGAACATCTTGGCGTTGTTGTCGGTCGGCGCGCCATAGATGCGGACGATGCGGGCGGGCCGATCTTTCGGCAGG from Nibricoccus aquaticus includes:
- a CDS encoding sugar ABC transporter substrate-binding protein translates to MKNTPAALLKRLLVGAACLALLPAAFASKGKPVIGLSLDTLKEERWQRDRDTFVARAKELGAEVIVQSANSDDTKQTRDIESLISRGVDVLVVVPHNGSAVSRAMKSAKEANIPVISYDRLILNSPVSYYLTFDNVKVGEAQAQYVVERLPKDRPARIVRIYGAPTDNNAKMFKEGQDNILNPLIKAGKIEVVFEDWALDWKPDVAKKIMNAAITKAGTNIDAVVASNDGTAGGAIQALREEGLAGKIIVTGQDADLAACQRIQGGTQAMTVYKPLKNLATRAADVAVAVVKGEKIETAAELDNGAVKVPSIFEKIISVDKDNLQSTVVADGFHSAESLK